The window CAAGGTGTTCTGGTTCCTCTTCCCGTTCCTGGACACGATCGCGGGCATGCTCGCGGAGGGCGACCCGCGGCAGCGGTGGTCCGACCATGTGCTCGGGACCACGGTGGCCCAGTCCCACCTGATTCGGGTCAAGGTCCACCGCCTCGCCCCGTCCCGAAGCGGCGCGCGATAGCCGTCGACGCACGATTATATAGCGAGGCCCGGATGCCTTCGCCGCGTGAGCCCATGCTCTTCGTGGCGCAGATCAAGGTGATGCCCGGCCAACTCGAGGAAGCGACCCGACTCTTCAAGCACCCCAAGCTTCCCAACAACGTGATGGTGCACGAGTTCCTCGCCCTGCTCGGCAAGCCGGACGCCATGGTCATTTTCGAGGCCCA of the Thermoplasmata archaeon genome contains:
- a CDS encoding DUF3303 family protein, which codes for MPSPREPMLFVAQIKVMPGQLEEATRLFKHPKLPNNVMVHEFLALLGKPDAMVIFEAQDAVTAADFVTQFGHVAETNTSLALPVEELKWTS